A portion of the Bufo gargarizans isolate SCDJY-AF-19 chromosome 7, ASM1485885v1, whole genome shotgun sequence genome contains these proteins:
- the ANGPTL3 gene encoding angiopoietin-related protein 3: MKAFILILLPLVFSASIEKHEDFQVDSLPAESKSRFAMLDDVRILANGLLQLGHGLKDFVHKTKGQINEIFQKLNLFDKSFYDLSEQTNEIREKEEELKEKTSRLQENNEELKNLSSKIYSQIEHLLQDKVGLQAKIVRLEEKLNQITEGHQELQDHKEVAALKQYVEQQDMNIQRLLKEVADQNVQLDYQNSQIKDLEDKISNASVVDSKKISFASHKVDDLLSFNSSNSTNDLPRDCSDIYNQGGRLSGIYTIRPNNSAEFSVYCEFTTDAAWTLIQRRTDGSVDFNQTWEDYTKGFGDLNGEFWLGLKKIFSLSQQADYILHIELQDWKNNRRFVEYLFTLGNQDTSYALQLSQVLGTIPSALPEYTPLPFSTSDHHSQHLKCPGETSSGGWWKSTCGGTNLNGKYSKSRLRVKGERRKGQGLIWKPEKGRMYSLRSTKMMLYRTELENFE; encoded by the exons ATGAAAgccttcatcctcatcctcttgCCTCTGGTCTTCTCCGCGTCTATTGAGAAACATGAGGACTTCCAGGTGGACTCTTTACCGGCAGAATCCAAATCTCGATTCGCCATGCTGGACGACGTGAGGATCTTGGCCAACGGTCTCCTGCAGCTCGGCCACGGCCTGAAGGATTTCGTCCACAAGACCAAAGGGCAGATCAATGAGATTTTCCAGAAGCTCAACCTTTTCGACAAGTCCTTCTACGACCTCTCGGAACAGACCAACGAGATCCGGGAGAAGGAAGAGGAGCTCAAGGAGAAGACGTCCAGGTTGCAAGAGAACAACGAGGAGCTAAAAAACCTGTCGAGTAAAATCTACTCCCAGATCGAGCATCTCCTGCAGGACAAGGTCGGGCTTCAGGCAAAGATTGTCCGGCTGGAAGAGAAGCTCAATCAGATCACCGAGGGGCACCAAGAGTTACAGGACCACAAAGAAGTGGCAGCACTGAAG cAATATGTGGAGCAGCAAGACATGAACATACAACGCCTACTGAAGGAAGTCGCTGACCAGAACGTGCAGCTCGATTACCAGAACAGCCAAATAAAGGATCTCGAAGACAAG ATCAGCAATGCCAGTGTAGTCGACAGTAAGAAGATTTCATTTGCAAGTCATAAGGTTGATGACCTCTTGTCCTTCAATTCAAGCAACTCGACTAATG ATCTTCCGCGGGACTGCAGCGACATTTATAACCAGGGCGGGCGGCTGAGCGGCATCTACACCATAAGACCCAACAACAGCGCTGAGTTCAGCGTCTACTGCGAATTCACAACAG ATGCGGCGTGGACGCTTATCCAGAGGAGGACAGATGGATCGGTGGACTTTAACCAGACCTGGGAAGATTACACCAAAGGCTTTGGTGACCTCAATG GTGAATTCTGGCTCGGCCTTAAGAAGATCTTCTCCTTGTCCCAGCAAGCGGATTATATCCTCCACATAGAGCTGCAGGACTGGAAGAACAACCGGCGATTTGTGGAATATCTGTTTACTCTCGGAAACCAAGACACGAGCTACGCGCTGCAGCTATCTCAAGTTCTAGGGACCATCCCGAGCGCACTGCCGGAATACACCCCCCTGCCCTTCTCTACCAGTGACCACCACTCCCAACATCTCAAGTGCCCTGGAGAAACGTCATCAG GTGGATGGTGGAAATCAACTTGTGGAGGAACCAACCTGAACGGTAAATACAGTAAATCCAGATTGAGGGTAAAAGGAGAGAGACGGAAAGGTCAGGGTTTGATCTGGAAACCAGAGAAGGGGAGAATGTACTCACTCAGGTCGACCAAGATGATGCTCTACCGCACAGAGCTGGAGAACTTTGAGTAG